Genomic window (Mustela erminea isolate mMusErm1 chromosome X, mMusErm1.Pri, whole genome shotgun sequence):
TCACCATTTTCTTGCCTGTGCACCACTGACTTGGTTCAAGTTGTAACTGCTTTGTGTAAGATTATTAGAACACCTCCAGTGTATTCAGAGACGGTCTGAGTGACTGTGGAATGCCTTGAGGGCAATAGAAGGCAAAGAGAAACAGATACCCACAGAAGTCTTGAGTGATGACGGAGGTGCATTTCAGGTACCATGGAAATCTCACTGGCCGGGCCCATTTCCCCACCCTGGCAACAGAGGTCGACACCACCTCAGATAAGTATTCCAACCTCTACATGTATGTGGGCTTATTCCTGAGCCTCCTGGCCATTCTCCTCATCCTGCTCTTCACGATGCTCCTTCGGCTCAAACATGTCATCTCACCCATCACTTCTGAGAGCACCGAAAGTGTCCCTCAGTTCACAGATGTAGAAATGCAGAGTCGAATCCCCACTCCGTAAAGCCAGGCTGACGACAGGCTTTAGTGGATCTCAGTAAACCCTTGGATGTTGATGTCGGGGAAAGTTTATTTTGTTGCACGTGGCTTCTCGTGTAGGGAAATCAACAAGTTGTTTATTGAATAAGCTGTtcatggtttgtgtgtgtgtgtgtgtgtgtgtgtgcgtgcgtgttgTTCTTTATCTTGATTCTGCTTGTGGGATATCTAAAAGGCTTAAGACTCGTTCTGTGCCAGGAATAAAGGAAATGGCAGCTGGTTGGGAGGGCAGGTTGCCATAGTAACCAAAGAGAGCCTGGGCCCTGAGCAAACCTCAGACCACAGAAATTCATATGCAGCTATTGTAAAAAACACAGGATCCCTGGAAGTTCCGAGAACAAGAAAGATCTGCTTTCACGGGGGTTAATGGTTCAAAGAGAGTACCCCTGAGAAAAGGACAAGCTTTAATTGAGCACTTGGACCCTAAAGACTGGCCTCTGCTGACATGAAGCTGATTCATGTCAGAGGTTA
Coding sequences:
- the SERTM2 gene encoding serine-rich and transmembrane domain-containing 2, translated to MTEVHFRYHGNLTGRAHFPTLATEVDTTSDKYSNLYMYVGLFLSLLAILLILLFTMLLRLKHVISPITSESTESVPQFTDVEMQSRIPTP